In Alkalihalobacillus sp. TS-13, the following are encoded in one genomic region:
- a CDS encoding sporulation histidine kinase inhibitor Sda → MENLSDELLIESYHKARELKLSHEFITLIKKEIDRRHLTTNLISTHL, encoded by the coding sequence ATGGAAAATCTATCTGATGAGCTCTTGATTGAATCCTATCACAAAGCAAGAGAGTTGAAACTGAGCCACGAATTCATCACTTTGATCAAAAAAGAGATTGACCGCCGGCATTTGACTACTAACTTAATTTCTACGCACTTATAA
- the comER gene encoding late competence protein ComER: MKVGVIGTGNMGTILISAFMESLAVRPSDLMIINRTARKAEALKLQYPGLNVGKTNSEVASFADILFICVKPLEYYALIEKIAPCLTNEKLIVSITSPISVEQLEEVSPCSVARVIPSITNRAFSGASLVTYGKRCSPSQKKRLKNLMSKISSPIEIDQSITRVASDLSSCGPAFFSYLLQAYIESAVEETEISKEQATQLVSEMIVGMGKLLEKEIYTLPTLLQKVCVKGGVTGEALKVFDAELGPLFNNVIKRTHAKYVEDCEAVEQQFTKQY; encoded by the coding sequence ATGAAAGTGGGCGTTATAGGGACTGGGAACATGGGGACAATATTGATCTCTGCTTTTATGGAATCGTTAGCTGTTAGGCCGTCCGACTTAATGATCATCAATCGAACTGCTCGAAAAGCAGAAGCATTGAAACTACAATATCCTGGCCTGAATGTGGGTAAAACGAACAGCGAAGTCGCTTCCTTCGCGGATATACTCTTCATCTGCGTTAAACCACTTGAGTATTATGCATTGATAGAAAAGATCGCACCATGTTTAACCAATGAAAAGCTGATCGTCTCGATTACTAGTCCGATATCCGTTGAACAATTAGAAGAAGTAAGTCCATGTTCTGTTGCAAGGGTGATTCCAAGTATCACGAACCGAGCATTTTCCGGGGCATCTTTAGTCACGTATGGAAAACGATGTTCACCTTCCCAAAAGAAAAGATTGAAAAATTTGATGAGCAAAATTTCTTCTCCAATTGAAATCGATCAATCGATTACGAGGGTGGCTTCAGATTTATCAAGTTGTGGTCCTGCTTTCTTCAGTTACTTGCTTCAGGCTTATATCGAAAGTGCTGTCGAAGAGACGGAGATTTCTAAAGAACAAGCAACTCAACTTGTGAGTGAGATGATCGTCGGGATGGGTAAATTGTTAGAAAAGGAAATTTATACATTGCCTACTTTGCTGCAAAAAGTGTGTGTCAAAGGCGGTGTTACTGGAGAGGCGTTAAAAGTGTTTGATGCGGAACTTGGTCCTCTTTTCAATAATGTCATCAAGAGAACCCATGCAAAATACGTTGAAGATTGCGAAGCAGTGGAACAACAATTTACAAAGCAATATTAG
- a CDS encoding DNA internalization-related competence protein ComEC/Rec2, protein MKIHFIAITAILGILTTPTRWWLGSFLISYLIINFYQKRLSFLTCIVLTGIYLFFVLYTPFYTNLHATRLPPDETFITGTIISTPNIDGNRITFRLKLLNKEKILVKHKIQTEKEQVELNSLYYGDVCRFSGALELPDANRNFYGFNYRTYLKNTFNIHWIFKTTKLSITECVRGKGILTALHRFRQDSIGKINEEFPVGLRGMMNTLIFGDRNGIEEDLQERYQSLGLIHLLAVSGLHVGTILGLIYFLLIRAGVVKETALWILLLSLPFIILLTGGAPSVIRAGLMAAVVCLILLLRIKMTTFNQMCMILLGLLLFKPTYIYSIGFQLSFLITALLILSSKTILRDLSLYKQLMYGSFIAQIASLPLVLWNFYEFSIWSLPLNMIFIPFMTIVLLPCILLTFFMFLLIPFPMWELPSTFLSFIFKCLHLVMQWVDNLPLGLMTLGRPNAILLFGIVLSFYYLLVSWELNFKRLLLPFIFIMLLIGIQFVHQKLNANAYVTFLDVGQGDAIVIELPFRKAVYVIDTGGIIHFNQEKWMERSNEFDTGEDIVADFLKARGIRKVDALILSHGDLDHIGGTEGLLEEVRVEQVVYGKSDHLEASELAFLKGLGTPIQLLEENVSWKIGSSSFQTLNPGQARESRNNRSLVLYADIHDNTFLFTGDIDHNIEERILKDYPTLEVDYVKVAHHGSDTSTSQPFINRINPKASFISVGANNRYNHPSSSVIERLENHNIDIFRTDEHGAIMVIISPDQTRIKTVSP, encoded by the coding sequence ATGAAGATTCATTTTATTGCCATAACAGCCATCCTCGGGATTCTCACGACTCCAACCCGGTGGTGGCTGGGTTCTTTCCTTATTAGTTACCTCATCATCAACTTCTATCAGAAACGGTTATCCTTCCTCACCTGTATAGTGTTGACAGGTATCTATCTCTTTTTCGTCCTCTATACACCTTTTTATACTAATCTCCATGCAACACGATTGCCTCCAGATGAAACATTCATCACTGGTACAATCATTTCCACTCCGAATATCGATGGAAATCGTATCACCTTCCGCTTAAAGCTTCTTAATAAAGAAAAGATTCTCGTCAAGCATAAAATCCAAACAGAAAAAGAACAGGTTGAACTCAATAGCCTATATTACGGGGATGTTTGCAGGTTTTCAGGAGCATTGGAACTACCGGATGCAAACCGGAATTTCTACGGATTCAATTATCGTACTTATCTTAAAAACACTTTCAACATCCATTGGATTTTTAAGACGACTAAGCTTTCTATAACAGAGTGTGTAAGAGGGAAAGGGATACTTACTGCTTTACATCGTTTTCGTCAAGATAGTATTGGAAAGATTAATGAGGAATTCCCGGTAGGTCTTCGAGGGATGATGAACACCCTGATATTTGGCGATCGGAACGGAATTGAAGAAGATTTACAAGAGCGTTATCAGAGCCTCGGGTTGATTCATCTGCTAGCGGTTTCGGGGTTACACGTGGGAACGATTCTGGGGCTCATTTATTTTCTTCTCATTCGTGCGGGTGTCGTGAAAGAAACAGCCCTATGGATCTTACTACTATCCCTCCCCTTTATTATCTTACTGACTGGAGGAGCCCCATCTGTCATACGGGCAGGGCTGATGGCTGCTGTGGTGTGTCTTATCTTGTTGCTGAGAATCAAAATGACTACTTTCAATCAAATGTGTATGATCCTGCTCGGACTGTTGCTCTTTAAACCAACTTATATTTATTCCATCGGTTTTCAGCTCTCCTTCCTAATTACCGCTTTGCTCATTTTATCAAGCAAAACGATTTTACGTGATCTCTCCCTATACAAACAGCTAATGTACGGGTCCTTCATCGCGCAAATAGCTTCCTTGCCGCTCGTTTTATGGAATTTTTATGAGTTTTCTATTTGGTCCCTTCCTCTGAACATGATTTTCATCCCATTCATGACCATCGTTCTTCTCCCGTGTATCTTACTTACTTTTTTCATGTTCCTTTTGATCCCATTTCCAATGTGGGAGTTGCCGAGTACTTTTCTAAGTTTTATTTTCAAGTGTCTTCATCTTGTCATGCAATGGGTGGACAACCTTCCACTTGGGCTCATGACTCTTGGAAGACCGAATGCGATCCTGCTTTTTGGAATAGTGTTATCTTTTTATTACCTTTTGGTGTCATGGGAATTAAATTTTAAGCGATTGCTTTTACCATTTATCTTCATCATGTTGCTGATAGGTATTCAATTTGTTCATCAAAAATTGAATGCAAATGCCTATGTAACTTTTCTTGATGTCGGTCAAGGGGATGCAATCGTCATTGAATTACCGTTCAGAAAAGCAGTATACGTGATTGACACCGGTGGGATCATCCATTTCAATCAGGAAAAATGGATGGAAAGAAGCAATGAGTTCGATACAGGAGAGGATATTGTTGCAGATTTTTTAAAAGCACGTGGAATACGGAAGGTGGATGCCTTGATTCTATCGCATGGAGATTTGGATCATATTGGCGGTACAGAGGGATTGTTGGAAGAAGTGAGGGTAGAGCAGGTGGTGTATGGAAAATCAGATCATTTAGAGGCTTCAGAATTGGCGTTTTTAAAAGGGCTTGGTACACCCATTCAATTGTTAGAGGAGAATGTTTCGTGGAAGATCGGCTCATCCTCATTCCAGACCCTGAATCCAGGTCAAGCACGTGAGAGCCGTAACAATAGGTCGCTGGTTTTGTATGCGGATATTCATGATAATACCTTCTTATTTACAGGAGATATCGATCACAATATTGAGGAGAGGATTTTAAAGGACTATCCAACGTTGGAGGTGGATTACGTGAAGGTTGCACACCACGGGAGTGATACATCTACCTCACAACCATTCATAAACAGAATAAATCCGAAAGCTTCCTTTATTTCTGTAGGCGCAAATAACCGATATAATCATCCCTCATCCTCAGTCATCGAAAGATTGGAGAATCACAATATTGATATTTTTCGCACGGATGAACATGGTGCAATTATGGTAATTATTTCACCCGATCAAACACGTATAAAAACCGTTTCTCCATAA
- the yhbY gene encoding ribosome assembly RNA-binding protein YhbY, translating to MLTGKQKRFLRSKAHHLDPIFQVGKGGTNENMYSQINDALEARELIKVSVLQNCEEDKDTVAETLTEKTGAELVQVIGNTIVLYKESKEKKTIELPS from the coding sequence ATGTTAACAGGAAAACAAAAGCGGTTTTTACGGTCGAAGGCCCATCACCTGGATCCGATTTTTCAGGTTGGAAAAGGCGGCACAAATGAAAATATGTATTCACAAATCAATGATGCGCTTGAAGCTCGTGAGTTGATTAAAGTCAGTGTACTGCAAAATTGCGAAGAAGATAAGGACACTGTGGCTGAAACCTTAACGGAAAAAACTGGAGCCGAGCTTGTACAGGTAATCGGGAATACTATCGTTTTATATAAAGAATCGAAAGAGAAAAAAACGATCGAGCTGCCATCTTGA
- a CDS encoding YqeG family HAD IIIA-type phosphatase, with protein MFKQLLPNEHVPSIYDIDANELLERGIKGIITDLDNTLVEWDRPEATPELIKWFAMLKDKGLQVTIVSNNNEERVRSFSYPLNIPFIFRARKPMTKAFKRAAKNMKLQHNEVVVVGDQIFTDVLGGNRLGLYTILVVPVAKSDGLATKLNRYMERHVLQWMKRKGLINWEE; from the coding sequence GTGTTTAAACAATTATTGCCTAATGAACATGTTCCTTCTATTTATGATATAGATGCGAATGAGTTATTAGAAAGAGGAATCAAAGGAATCATAACAGACCTTGATAATACATTGGTCGAATGGGACCGTCCTGAAGCTACACCTGAATTGATCAAATGGTTCGCAATGTTGAAGGATAAAGGTTTACAAGTGACCATCGTTTCAAATAATAATGAGGAACGGGTACGGAGTTTTTCCTATCCCTTGAATATCCCGTTTATTTTCCGTGCTCGTAAACCGATGACCAAAGCTTTCAAACGAGCAGCGAAAAATATGAAACTGCAGCATAATGAAGTGGTTGTCGTAGGAGATCAGATTTTCACAGATGTCCTAGGAGGAAACAGGCTTGGGTTATATACGATCCTTGTCGTTCCTGTCGCAAAAAGTGATGGGCTCGCTACAAAGCTCAATCGTTATATGGAACGCCATGTTTTGCAGTGGATGAAACGTAAAGGTTTAATTAATTGGGAGGAATGA
- a CDS encoding class I SAM-dependent methyltransferase → MSYQHFAGLYDRLMEDAPYDMWVSFVNKAIDVYCNGPATSLLDIGCGTGEISIRLSEKGYSVQGIDLSEEMLTVAREKTEHKGLHIPFYQQDMRDLDGFKEQDVALIFCDSLNYLRTPNDVKTAFQSISKSLKVEGLLLFDVHTLYKIETVFSDHTFTLNDEEISYIWECHPGEEEGSIHHDLSFFVHTGNDGYKRYDESHYQRAYSLETYQSLLDETGFELLTVTRDFTDHPPNDTSERLFFAARKKG, encoded by the coding sequence ATGAGCTATCAACATTTTGCAGGATTATATGATCGGTTGATGGAGGATGCACCTTACGATATGTGGGTCAGTTTCGTCAACAAGGCGATTGACGTATACTGCAACGGTCCTGCAACCTCTTTACTTGATATCGGGTGCGGAACAGGCGAGATATCGATTCGCTTGTCGGAGAAAGGCTATAGTGTACAAGGAATCGATCTATCAGAAGAAATGTTGACTGTTGCAAGGGAAAAGACTGAACATAAAGGTTTGCATATCCCTTTCTATCAACAGGATATGAGAGATCTCGATGGTTTCAAAGAGCAAGACGTTGCGCTGATCTTTTGTGATTCTCTCAACTATCTTCGTACACCAAACGATGTGAAAACGGCGTTCCAATCCATTTCCAAATCATTGAAGGTTGAAGGTCTGCTCTTATTTGATGTGCATACATTATACAAGATAGAAACAGTTTTTTCTGACCATACATTCACGTTGAATGACGAGGAAATCAGCTATATTTGGGAATGTCATCCTGGTGAAGAAGAAGGAAGCATCCATCATGATTTATCCTTTTTCGTACATACCGGAAATGATGGATACAAAAGGTATGATGAGAGTCACTACCAACGAGCCTATTCCTTAGAAACATATCAATCATTACTTGATGAAACAGGATTTGAACTTCTCACTGTTACAAGGGATTTTACAGATCACCCGCCGAATGATACATCAGAGCGCCTGTTTTTTGCAGCAAGAAAAAAGGGCTAG
- the aroE gene encoding shikimate dehydrogenase — MYDKHLSKYAVIGDPIMQSMSPDIHNACFEQMGIDAIYEAVHVRKEELEQKVKALIEAGCKGFNVTIPHKLDIIDLLDEIDPFAEAIGAVNTVILEGSKLKGYNTDGPGFYQSLLEVHSLNLKESNILVIGAGGAARAIVKAFLLNGIEQVTITNRTVEKAVQLLEGSNGQALPLEEVTSRLARYDIIINTTPIGMVQNINETPISLDNLESHTVLVDIIYNPLMTKFLKTGLEKGCTVQNGVPMFIHQAALSFELWTGRKPDLGLMKRTVEQKLGGK, encoded by the coding sequence ATGTACGACAAGCACTTATCTAAGTATGCTGTGATAGGTGACCCGATTATGCAATCAATGTCCCCGGATATCCATAATGCATGCTTCGAACAAATGGGAATCGATGCAATATACGAGGCAGTCCATGTCCGAAAAGAGGAACTGGAACAAAAGGTAAAAGCCCTTATAGAAGCCGGTTGCAAGGGCTTCAATGTGACCATTCCACATAAGTTGGATATCATCGACCTTCTGGATGAAATCGATCCTTTCGCTGAGGCCATAGGAGCTGTGAATACTGTCATTTTGGAAGGATCTAAACTGAAAGGTTACAATACAGATGGTCCTGGATTTTATCAGTCCCTGCTTGAGGTTCATTCTCTCAATTTGAAGGAATCCAATATTCTTGTGATTGGTGCTGGGGGAGCTGCCCGTGCTATTGTAAAGGCATTTCTTTTGAATGGAATAGAACAGGTGACAATCACAAACAGGACCGTAGAAAAAGCCGTCCAACTTCTTGAAGGAAGTAATGGACAAGCACTCCCATTAGAGGAAGTGACATCGAGATTAGCCCGATATGATATTATCATCAACACGACACCGATTGGAATGGTCCAAAATATCAACGAAACACCAATTTCTTTGGATAATCTTGAATCACATACAGTCTTGGTTGATATCATTTATAACCCGTTGATGACGAAGTTTTTGAAAACAGGATTGGAAAAAGGATGTACGGTCCAAAATGGTGTGCCGATGTTCATACATCAAGCAGCACTTTCATTTGAACTTTGGACGGGGAGAAAACCTGACCTAGGTTTGATGAAGCGGACTGTTGAACAAAAGCTTGGAGGGAAATGA
- the yqeK gene encoding bis(5'-nucleosyl)-tetraphosphatase (symmetrical) YqeK yields MTKDEALKIVKEQLTEHRYQHTIGVMDTAVELAERYGADSEKAMMAAIFHDYAKFRPKEEMKTIILEQGLGEDLLRYGSELWHAPVGAYLVEKEAGMKDEEILLAISSHTSGRVRMSMLEKIIFLADYIEPGRHFPGVEDVREVAKEDLNEAVKQSLMNTITFLMKRNQLVFPETLHTYNDIVRQQGGIKE; encoded by the coding sequence ATGACGAAGGATGAAGCGCTGAAAATTGTGAAAGAACAACTCACGGAGCACCGATACCAACATACGATCGGTGTCATGGATACAGCGGTTGAATTAGCTGAGAGGTACGGTGCAGATTCGGAAAAAGCAATGATGGCTGCGATATTCCATGATTATGCTAAATTTCGTCCAAAGGAAGAGATGAAAACGATCATTCTGGAACAGGGTCTTGGTGAAGATCTGTTACGTTATGGTTCAGAGCTATGGCACGCTCCGGTAGGTGCTTATCTAGTCGAAAAAGAAGCGGGGATGAAGGACGAGGAAATCCTTCTGGCGATCAGTAGTCATACTTCCGGCAGAGTAAGGATGTCTATGTTAGAAAAGATAATTTTTCTAGCAGATTATATTGAACCAGGAAGGCATTTTCCTGGGGTAGAGGACGTCAGAGAAGTAGCCAAAGAGGATTTAAATGAAGCTGTGAAGCAGTCCCTAATGAATACCATCACATTTCTTATGAAGAGAAATCAACTCGTTTTCCCTGAAACACTACACACTTATAACGATATCGTTCGTCAACAAGGAGGAATAAAGGAATGA
- the yqeH gene encoding ribosome biogenesis GTPase YqeH, producing MGNSIYCEGCGVPIQTEHKKELGYAPPSALEREQVICQRCFRLKHYNEIQDVSLTDDDYRKILSGIGSQEALIVKIVDIFDFSGSWLTGIHRFVGNNPILLIGNKLDLLPKSVKRNKIKNWMKYEAKQLGVKVIDVELMSAEKGMRVKEVAATIEEYRNDKDVYIVGATNVGKSTFINQLIKEFSEETSTLITTSHYPGTTLDLIEIPLDDKSSLYDTPGIINHHQIAHYINKKDLKKITPKKEIKPKVYQLNDGQTLFMGGLARFDFESGPKQPFICYLSNELPIHRTKLEKASDLYEKQAGELLSPPDSDDLGQLPPLAKHEFSIKEDKVDIVFSGLGWITITSAPARVAAYAPKGVGVYVRQALI from the coding sequence TTGGGTAATTCGATATATTGTGAGGGCTGTGGAGTGCCCATCCAAACGGAACATAAAAAAGAGTTAGGGTATGCTCCTCCATCAGCATTGGAAAGGGAGCAAGTGATTTGCCAGCGCTGTTTCCGTTTGAAGCATTATAATGAAATACAAGATGTATCTCTTACAGACGATGACTACCGTAAAATCTTGTCAGGAATCGGTTCACAAGAAGCATTGATTGTGAAGATTGTTGACATTTTTGATTTCAGTGGAAGCTGGTTGACAGGCATCCACCGTTTTGTCGGAAATAATCCGATTCTGCTTATAGGCAATAAGCTTGATCTTCTGCCTAAATCAGTCAAACGGAATAAAATAAAGAATTGGATGAAGTATGAAGCCAAACAATTAGGTGTAAAAGTAATCGATGTCGAATTGATGAGTGCTGAAAAAGGAATGAGGGTAAAAGAAGTTGCAGCGACGATAGAAGAATATCGGAATGATAAAGATGTGTACATAGTCGGCGCAACGAATGTAGGTAAGTCCACGTTCATCAATCAATTGATCAAAGAATTCAGTGAAGAGACCTCAACATTAATTACGACATCACATTATCCCGGAACGACACTTGATCTCATAGAAATTCCATTAGATGATAAGAGTTCACTTTATGATACTCCGGGGATTATTAATCACCATCAGATTGCGCACTATATTAATAAGAAAGATCTGAAAAAAATCACACCGAAAAAAGAGATAAAGCCTAAGGTATACCAGTTAAATGACGGACAAACCTTATTCATGGGCGGTCTTGCGCGTTTTGACTTCGAGTCTGGACCGAAGCAGCCGTTCATATGCTACTTGTCTAACGAGCTTCCGATTCATCGGACAAAGCTCGAAAAGGCTTCAGACCTTTATGAAAAACAGGCAGGAGAACTGCTCAGCCCGCCTGATTCAGATGATTTAGGCCAATTGCCGCCATTAGCAAAGCATGAATTTTCCATTAAAGAGGATAAGGTAGATATCGTGTTTTCAGGACTTGGATGGATCACGATAACCTCTGCTCCTGCAAGAGTAGCTGCTTATGCTCCTAAGGGAGTGGGTGTCTATGTACGACAAGCACTTATCTAA
- a CDS encoding nicotinate-nucleotide adenylyltransferase gives MKKKKVGILGGTFDPPHVGHLIMAQEALEQCNLDKIWFMPSASPPHKKIDGVSSGNARVKMVEKMIEKVEEFELSLIEFEREGPSFTVDTMKEMKMRHPDFEFFFIIGGDSVAALHTWERIEELIEIVTFIGIERPGHEFKNPYLDSIIAIETPLIGISSTMLRERFRQKKNTKYYVTEAVKDYIEVNRLYDEG, from the coding sequence ATGAAAAAGAAAAAAGTTGGCATTCTAGGAGGTACCTTCGATCCTCCTCATGTCGGTCATCTCATCATGGCACAGGAGGCGCTTGAGCAATGTAACCTGGACAAGATATGGTTCATGCCCAGCGCATCACCGCCACATAAAAAGATTGATGGCGTATCGTCTGGAAATGCCCGCGTGAAAATGGTGGAGAAAATGATTGAGAAAGTGGAAGAATTTGAACTTTCTCTTATCGAGTTTGAACGTGAAGGTCCGTCTTTCACAGTCGATACGATGAAAGAGATGAAAATGAGGCATCCTGATTTTGAATTCTTTTTCATCATCGGGGGAGATAGTGTAGCGGCATTGCATACCTGGGAAAGGATCGAGGAATTGATAGAGATCGTTACCTTCATCGGCATTGAACGACCGGGACATGAGTTCAAAAACCCTTATCTTGATAGCATCATCGCAATTGAAACCCCGCTGATCGGAATTTCTTCTACAATGTTAAGGGAACGTTTCCGACAAAAGAAAAACACAAAGTATTATGTCACTGAAGCAGTCAAGGATTACATTGAGGTGAATCGGTTATATGACGAAGGATGA
- the rsfS gene encoding ribosome silencing factor, with protein MTANELVELSVRALDDKRAENIVVLNVQGISLVADYFMICHGNSEKQVEAIAREVKDRAQENGYPVKRLEGLDQSRWVLIDLGDVIVHIFHKDDRMYYNLEKLWGDAPTLNIESMLT; from the coding sequence ATGACAGCAAATGAATTGGTTGAATTATCAGTACGAGCTCTTGATGATAAGAGGGCTGAAAACATAGTCGTTTTGAACGTGCAAGGGATTTCACTTGTGGCGGATTACTTTATGATTTGCCATGGAAACTCTGAAAAACAAGTCGAGGCGATTGCTCGTGAAGTAAAAGATCGAGCCCAAGAAAACGGATACCCTGTCAAACGTTTGGAAGGATTGGATCAATCACGATGGGTCCTCATCGATCTTGGTGATGTCATCGTTCACATCTTCCATAAGGATGATCGCATGTATTACAACCTCGAGAAATTATGGGGCGATGCACCAACGCTGAACATTGAATCTATGCTGACATAA
- a CDS encoding helix-hairpin-helix domain-containing protein, translating to MNGNEVIVLNWNSFSKRERILILVIILLVGGFFWMYRGVTTGPDDSGIPSSFEKKEEERTLPSQVKNQETEARVENRLIVDVKGAVPAPGIFEMKSGQRVNDAVQLAGGFSEDADQNSINLAQILVDEMVIYVAAIGETTPPVASTEKEDGMIDINHAESSELETIPGIGPSKAGAIISYREENGGFASIEDLMNVPGIGQKTFEQLKEYITASK from the coding sequence ATGAATGGAAATGAGGTGATTGTTTTGAATTGGAATTCCTTTTCTAAACGGGAACGTATTTTGATTTTAGTGATCATATTACTTGTTGGCGGCTTCTTTTGGATGTATCGAGGAGTTACGACAGGGCCTGATGACTCAGGAATACCGTCATCATTTGAAAAAAAGGAAGAGGAGAGAACTTTACCGAGTCAAGTGAAAAATCAGGAGACAGAAGCGAGAGTAGAAAATCGCTTAATCGTCGATGTTAAAGGGGCTGTACCTGCACCAGGTATTTTTGAAATGAAATCTGGACAGCGGGTAAATGATGCGGTTCAGCTAGCTGGTGGATTTAGTGAAGATGCTGACCAAAATAGTATCAATCTAGCACAAATACTCGTTGATGAAATGGTCATCTATGTGGCTGCAATTGGAGAAACAACTCCTCCTGTTGCTTCAACGGAAAAAGAAGATGGAATGATTGATATCAACCATGCAGAATCATCAGAATTAGAAACAATACCAGGAATAGGCCCTTCGAAGGCAGGAGCGATCATTTCCTATCGGGAGGAGAATGGGGGATTTGCATCGATCGAGGATTTGATGAATGTGCCAGGGATAGGTCAAAAAACGTTTGAACAATTGAAAGAATATATTACAGCTTCGAAATAA
- a CDS encoding ComE operon protein 2 — protein sequence MGRISWNQYFMAQSSLLALRSTCERLAVGATIVRDKRIIAGGYNGSISGGVHCRDEGCYVIDGHCVRTIHAEMNALLQCTKFGVPTEGAEIYVTHFPCLQCCKAIIQSGIKKVYYAADYKNHPYAIDLFEQSGVETELVELQDQYDLTSHAKRDFTAELLEQLSKHLNDEKALDRLNEQFALLYERDGHS from the coding sequence TTGGGTCGTATTTCATGGAACCAATATTTCATGGCACAAAGTTCGTTGCTCGCATTACGGAGTACATGTGAAAGATTAGCTGTTGGAGCAACGATTGTAAGAGATAAACGGATTATAGCAGGAGGTTATAACGGTTCAATCTCCGGTGGTGTCCATTGCAGGGATGAAGGATGTTATGTGATTGATGGGCATTGTGTCCGTACGATTCACGCTGAAATGAATGCACTTCTCCAATGCACCAAGTTCGGTGTACCGACAGAGGGTGCTGAGATATATGTGACACATTTTCCGTGTCTTCAATGTTGTAAAGCAATCATCCAAAGCGGTATTAAGAAAGTTTACTATGCAGCTGATTATAAAAATCATCCGTACGCAATCGACTTATTCGAACAATCAGGTGTCGAAACAGAACTTGTGGAATTGCAAGACCAGTATGATCTGACCTCTCATGCCAAAAGGGATTTCACTGCAGAATTACTTGAACAACTTTCAAAACATCTGAATGACGAGAAAGCTTTGGATCGTCTGAATGAACAGTTTGCATTACTATACGAACGTGATGGACATTCTTGA
- a CDS encoding YqzM family protein, whose product MNDFEKDVQAKTNDVVDSGLGFLYSFLFFTVIFFTAVIIKAVAL is encoded by the coding sequence ATGAATGACTTTGAAAAAGATGTACAGGCAAAAACCAATGATGTAGTTGATTCTGGACTTGGTTTTCTCTATTCGTTCTTGTTCTTCACCGTCATTTTCTTTACGGCAGTGATCATTAAAGCTGTTGCGCTATAA